Proteins from a single region of Antechinus flavipes isolate AdamAnt ecotype Samford, QLD, Australia chromosome 2, AdamAnt_v2, whole genome shotgun sequence:
- the LOC127547086 gene encoding epididymal-specific lipocalin-9-like, with amino-acid sequence MKINLLLSLGLVLISALHAHGLVYDKNADWQEFSGEWRSILLASSDASRIKNGGDMKLFINKIKSHNDNVVFDVFSKEGEKCVSNAITAEKEKDSNVLHVPYGGENRIYIYRSDRNKAFILITINIQDGIKTIIIELYGRPTYDVSKKLITDYYNVCKHHGIPEDNIIDMTKEDECYRNKEQ; translated from the exons ATGAAGATAAATCTTCTGCTGAGTCTGGGGCTCGTTCTAATCTCTGCCCTCCATGCCCATGGCTTAGTATATGATAAAAATGCAGATTGGCAAGAG TTTTCAGGAGAATGGAGGTCCATTTTGTTGGCTTCATCTGATGCAAGCAGGATAAAAAATGGAGGTGACATGAAGCttttcataaacaaaataaaatcgcATAACGATAATGTTGTGTTCGACGTATTCTCTAA GGAAGGTGAAAAGTGTGTCTCAAATGCAATAActgctgagaaagaaaaagacagtaatGTGCTACACGTGCCCT ATGGAGGGGAAAATCGGATCTACATCTATAGAAGTGATAGGAATAAAGCTTTTATCTTAATTACAATCAATATTCAAGATGGAATAAAGACTATAATAATAGAACTTTATG GACGGCCCACTTACGATGTAAGCAAAAAACTAATAACAGACTATTATAACGTTTGCAAACATCATGGAATCCCTGAAGATAATATCATTGACATGACCAAAGAAG ATGAATGCTACAGAAATAAGGAACAGTAG